The segment CCACACAACTTGTTTTGCTGAAGCTCACAGGATCTGATTCAATCAGTTTCTGCTCTTATTAAATCTAGACCAAATATATATCTAAGCAAACACACTTTAACTttgaaaaacacactttttttaactttgaaaaaatatctgaaggAAAAAGCTCCCTTTTAGTGAGACACAAATTCCCATAGTGCCCTTCTTTGTATCATTCTTTTAATTTACACTTTGTTTGAACAAGAGATGAATACAATAAATGAGAACAAATAAACTAAAAGGTTTACTTCAATACAGTAACCCATAACTTTGCATCATGTTAAGATTTTGAACCCTTTTGAACAAACGCAAACATTATAATCCTTTCAAAAGGAAACAAACTAAACACATATGTACAACTCTGTCACCTTTTTCCATTGATCTGTGCTATGGCTCAAGAAATGTGAATGAACCCTTTAACGCAGATCACTACAATGTGCAGCTATTCATAAGTTGTTTTCTTATAAATGCAAGACTTTTGATGTCACCGTTGCAtagtattgattttatattggGAGGAAATTATGTTAAATCATATGTCCACTGcctatatatttaaataatgatTAATAGGTTACAAATAGTCTATTATCACTGCAGTTCTCTCTTGACCTTTTGGGGCTGGAAATCAATTTGTTTATGGTTTTAGAATCTAACTCTaagtttttgtgtattttttatgttcGAAACATCCAACTGAGGGAATATGTAAATATATCTTTATAAAATATGGgttgaaaaacaaattcaaatcttgttttttttgtgtaaaaatgaataaaaacaaacaaaaaatcctGACTGAGAGTATCATAATTCACATAGGAAAAGGTGGAAGTGGAGCTTTTCACCACTCCAGCTTCATGTCAGCTTTGCTCCACAGATATTTCCCTCCCCTcatcaaaaacatgttttcatcgAAGCCGCTGAAACGAATGGCCTCTTTCACGCCGACATCGAGAATCGACTTGGACGGGTCCTTACGTCCCTCCCGACAGTCAAGGAAGCGCATCTGAAAAAATAAAGTACGTCTTTTGCACACATCCAAGGTACAAAAATGAGGAATCTGAGTGTGCTTAACTAGAAAACATTTACTTACATATTCATCGAGGATGAGGTAGGAATTTCGCATCTGTGAAGGCAACAAAATCCACAAACAAGTGGGTTGGTGTTGTAAAATCATTGGCAGGCTGTAAAATTTTATACTATACTAGCAATTGTAAAGAAACTAAAATAAcctacaagggaaaaaaaaaaatcacttttatgAATGTTAAAGTATCAAAAAGTCTCACGCGTTACAGCAGTTAACACAAACCTTCTCATTGGactcaggaaccaggcaggagaCGCCGCTGTGCCGAGACAGAAACTCCTGAAACTGCTGATCACTGACGACAaacctctctgcctctctcagaGCGCTCTCTCCTGCGTTCTCCCCATCAATCAACAGACACTGGAACACCTTTAAACGTGAAGCAGAGACGGTGAAGGTAGCCGGCCGGGCATCAGGATGCGCAAAAAGCAACGCTCGACCTTACCTTCCAGCGTACCGGGCCGAGCTCAGCGATGGACTCCGTCATGTCCTCGTCCACGTTGAAGGTGTTGATGACCGAGTTGATTTTGAACGCCACCCTGTACTGCTGGCACCAGGTGCGAATCTTGAAGAGGCCCTCGATGTGGCTCTTTCTGCCCTGTGTCCTGCCAATCAGCTGGTTTGTCGCTTCATCAAAACTGTCACAGGAAACAGCCAGAATGTCCAGATAGACACCTGACGGAGAGAAACCGCAGCATCTATACGGGTTCCACATTAAAGCTTTATTCTTCCTGGAATAAAAATGTGGTCTCCTTTATAACGAGTCATTGTTGCGTCCTGCCCCCCCCTTTTTCAAGGTTGAAATTCCTGAGCCACTCCCTATCTGCGTCTGAACTAGATTCCTAAATGCTAACTACCGGTAACTCTCCTTCATGCTTACCATATTTCTGGAACCATTTTTCTTTGATCAGGCTTCCGTTGCTGACGATGCTGACGCTCGGGAGCTGGAGGTCCTGTTTACAGAACTGAACCAATTGCCCCAAAAAGTCTCCTTTATCGTGTATGAAAGGCTCTCCGCCAGAGAAGTTGATCTTTTCCATGCCTAAGAAACATGGAGATGAATTTAaggacacaaaaaacaaaactttaagCCATTTCAAGTGTTATACTTTAATGCAAACTGAAACGCCATCCTTAAATTGAATATTCTGTGTACAcaaataacttttatttaatCTCAGATTTACTTTCTTCGATGCTTGAAAG is part of the Brachionichthys hirsutus isolate HB-005 chromosome 18, CSIRO-AGI_Bhir_v1, whole genome shotgun sequence genome and harbors:
- the rsad2 gene encoding S-adenosylmethionine-dependent nucleotide dehydratase RSAD2 gives rise to the protein MPLSPLVASLKMLLHLCVSALYSLGNALSKLIWIKGARDGGTSPAQWVDRNGQQAMTPTSVNYHFTRKCNYKCGFCFHTAKTSFVLPLDEAKRGLKLLKESGMEKINFSGGEPFIHDKGDFLGQLVQFCKQDLQLPSVSIVSNGSLIKEKWFQKYGVYLDILAVSCDSFDEATNQLIGRTQGRKSHIEGLFKIRTWCQQYRVAFKINSVINTFNVDEDMTESIAELGPVRWKVFQCLLIDGENAGESALREAERFVVSDQQFQEFLSRHSGVSCLVPESNEKMRNSYLILDEYMRFLDCREGRKDPSKSILDVGVKEAIRFSGFDENMFLMRGGKYLWSKADMKLEW